Proteins encoded together in one Vigna angularis cultivar LongXiaoDou No.4 chromosome 5, ASM1680809v1, whole genome shotgun sequence window:
- the LOC128196772 gene encoding peptidyl-tRNA hydrolase, mitochondrial-like isoform X1, which translates to MLNWLSNRCLCTLVPRPWLFVGLGNPGNKYAGTRHNVGFEMIDAFAESQGIPMNTAHSKAIFGKGFVGEVPVFLAKPQTYMNLSGESTGPLAAYYKLPLSQVLVVSYSVSHSLTGVLFFI; encoded by the exons ATGCTTAATTGGTTGAGCAACCGTTGTTTATGCACCCTTGTGCCACGCCCATGGCTTTTTGTGGGGTTGGGCAATCCTGGTAACAAGTACGCAGGAACTCGCCACAAT GTGGGCTTTGAGATGATTGATGCATTTGCTGAGTCGCAGGGGATTCCTATGAACACTGCCCATTCCAAAGCCATTTTCGGAAAAG GTTTTGTTGGTGAAGTTCCTGTCTTCCTTGCAAAGCCTCAGACTTACATGAATCTGAGTGGTGAATCA ACGGGACCACTGGCTGCTTATTATAAGCTACCCCTTAGTCAAGTGCTTGTGGTTAGTTATTCTGTATCCCACTCCTTGACTGGTGTGCTATTCTTTATTTAA
- the LOC128196772 gene encoding peptidyl-tRNA hydrolase, mitochondrial-like isoform X2 produces MLNWLSNRCLCTLVPRPWLFVGLGNPGNKYAGTRHNVGFEMIDAFAESQGIPMNTAHSKAIFGKGFVGEVPVFLAKPQTYMNLSGESAKYSLE; encoded by the exons ATGCTTAATTGGTTGAGCAACCGTTGTTTATGCACCCTTGTGCCACGCCCATGGCTTTTTGTGGGGTTGGGCAATCCTGGTAACAAGTACGCAGGAACTCGCCACAAT GTGGGCTTTGAGATGATTGATGCATTTGCTGAGTCGCAGGGGATTCCTATGAACACTGCCCATTCCAAAGCCATTTTCGGAAAAG GTTTTGTTGGTGAAGTTCCTGTCTTCCTTGCAAAGCCTCAGACTTACATGAATCTGAGTGGTGAATCA GCCAAATATTCTCTTGAGTAG